In Bacteroidota bacterium, the genomic window GACCGAATTATTTAGAATCAGCGAAGCTAAACGCAGTGAAGTGGAGAAACCTTTAGGTTCGACGAAGTCAATTCGAAGATTGTGAGATGGAGGGAAATGGAAACAGCAACCAGTAACCAGTAACCAGTAACCAGTAACCAGCAACCAGTAACCAGTAACCAGCAACCAGCAACCCCAAACACTTTATCAAAGTCTAAAGTTTAAAGTTTTAATCTTGTTTATTGATTTACTACATTTGTCCGAATAGTTTAAGAAAATATGGCTGGAAATACATTTGGACGAATATTGAAAGTAAGTACTTTCGGAGAGTCACACGGAGTAGCGCTTGGTGGTGTTCTTGACGGAGTACCTGCGGGAATAGAAATAAACTTTGATGCGATTAATATTGATTTGCAAAGAAGGAAACCCGGACAATCAAAAATTACTACTCAAAGAAAGGAAGATGATGAAGTAGAGTTCTTATCAGGGATCTTTGAAGGAAAAACCACCGGAACGTCAATAGGATTTATTATCAAGAATAAAAACCAGCGTTCGGGTGATTATGGGGATATAGCAAAGGCTTATCGTCCATCGCATGCTGACTATACTTATGATCAAAAATATGGATTTCGCGATTATAGGGGAGGAGGTCGTTCTTCGGCGAGAGAAACTGCAATTAGAGTAGTGGCAGGAGCAATAGCAAAACAAATAATTCCCGAAATATCTGTTAAGGCATATGTTTCGGGTGTTGGAGAAATTAAGCTTGAAACACCATACAATGAGGTGAACTTTGCAGAAGTAGAGAATAACATAGTTCGTTGTCCTGATACCAATACTGCAAAAAGGATGGAAGATCTGATTAGTGAGGTAAAAAAAGACGGCGATACAATTGGGGGAGTGGTCAGCTGTGTAATTGATGGAGTACCTGCCGGTTTGGGAGAACCTGTATTCGACAGGTTACAGGCAGAACTGGCTAAGGCAATGTTTTCTATAAATGCTGTTAAAGGCTTTGAATACGGAAGTGGTTTTGAAGGAAGTAAATTACGCGGATCTCAACACAACGACCTTTTCAATGCTGACGGGAGTACAAAAACGAACCGTTCGGGAGGAATCCAGGGAGGTATTTCCAATGGAGAGCAGATATATTTTAACGTAGCATTTAAGCCCGTTGCTACTTTACTGATGCCACAAATTACCATCGATCAAAATTTTAAAGAAGTAGAGCTTAATCCGAAAGGACGTCATGATCCATGTGTAGTTCCGAGGGCTGTACCAATAGTTGAAGCGATGGCCGCATTGGTATTGGCCGATTACTATCTTATAAATAAAACCCGAAGAGTAATATAATATGAAGAAGAAATTAGATCTGCACTGGCAAATAGTTATCGGTTTATTGCTTGGTGTTATTTGGGCATTGTTTTCGAGCTATTTTGGATTATCTGAATTTACTATGAATTGGATAGATCCGTTTGGGGAGATATTTATAAATCTTCTTAAGTTAATTGCAGTCCCGTTAGTTCTATTTTCTATAATTGGAGGGGTTGCCGGTATAGGTGATGCAGAGAAGCTTGGACGAATGGGCTTTAAAACATTGCTTTTATACTTAAGTACAACTGTGTTGGCAATAACTCTTGGTCTTGGATTGGTTAATACTATTAAGCCCGGTAAATTAATAAAGGAGGAATCGCGTGTTGAGAATAGAATAGTATATGAATTATGGGCAAAAAGTTCGGGTATAGAGATAGTCGATAAAGAGTGTCTTACCTGTGATAGTGACAATAGTGAATTAGTTTCTGAAATAGCAAAAAGGAATGGGACAGAGATTGTTTCTACAGAAGTCGAGAATAAAATAAAATTGGCCAGGGCTACTAAAGAGGCAGGGCCGTTACAATTTTTAATTGATATGGTGCCATCAAATATATTTGTTTCTTTGAACGATAACGCTTTGATGTTACAGATAATTTTCTTTGCACTATTTTTCGGCATTAGTCTTTTGATGATACCCAAACACTCTTCTTACCACGTTATTCAGTTGATAAATGGAATAAACGATGTATTTATAAAAATGGTAGAGCTGATTATGTTGGCTGCTCCTTATTTTGTTTTCGCATTGATGGCAGGTATTGTTTCTAAAATGGCAGGTGATAATCCTGCAAAGGTTATAGAAATTTTTAAGGGATTAAGTTGGTATTTTGTGGTTGTAATGATCGGTTTGTTGCTTATGGCCTTTGGAGTATATCCTCTAATACTGAAATTATTCACGGGTCGCAGCTTTTCGTATAAGGATTTCTTTTCGGGGATTAGTGAGGCGCAAGCATTAGCCTTTTCTACAAGTTCAAGTGCCGCCACTTTACCGGTAACGATGGAATGTGTAGAGGAAAACCTCGGAGTAGATAAACGTGTAACAAGTTTTGTTTTACCTATAGGAGCTACTGTTAATATGGATGGAACCAGCCTTTATCAGGCCATTGCTGTAATTTTCCTGGCACATATTCATAATATTGATCTTGACATTTCTCATCAGGTTATTATCGTACTTACAGCTACTTTAGCTTCGATAGGTTCAGCGGCAATCCCCGGAGCAGGCTTGGTTATGTTGATGATTGTATTGCAAACTGTAGGTCTGAACCCTGCCTGGATTGCAATTATACTGCCTGTCGACAGATTGTTGGATATGCTTAGAACAGTTGTAAATGTTACTGGAGATGCAACGGTTTCTACCATAATTGCGAAGACAGAAGAATTGGATAAATAGTATTATCGAAATAAAGAACTTAAATCAAGTCCCGGTAAGGCAATAAACAGAAAAATCTCATCAGATAAATTTATATTCGATGAGATTTTTCCGTAACTATACACGTTATGTTACTACGGAACTTAACAGGATTTAGATATCCAAAAAAAGTTCAGGTCACTTATTAATATTGATATTCAGCTTGTCAACAGATATACTCTGATGGGTTGATAGCTTGATCAAAAAAGTAGTTTCACTGTCATGTACTTCAAGAGCTTTGATTAACTCATTTCTGTGATTCCTGAATTCAATCACATCACTACTATCGTATCCGTCAGGATACTGTGAGTGAAACAGCTTTTTTATTTTTCCACTCATTTTTTTAAAATCAACAATTATCCTTTTCATATATCAGTATTGCTTTTAGCCTTTATTTTTTGCACAGGCTTTTGGCAATATGCATCTATTACAGGCTCTTTGTTATTGTACTATCCTCTACTGGGAGGATTGGGTTGTTTTTATCCAAAATGATCATCCCATTACTATTATCAGCCTAAAGATATATTACTTTTTTTATTAAAAAAAGAATTTTAACATATTGGTATTCAAGCGTGTGGCGGGTATGTTTTAACCGTTTGAAATGTCCCCTGTCGGCAATAATTCGCCATGAGTGAACTATTGTTATTTTTTTACCGCTGAGTACCGCTAAGTTGTGCGCAAAGTATAGTTTACAGGATAATTTAGGTCATAACCCGTTTATAACTCTTTTAATACCAACTGTAAGACTCTTAATATTGAAATTTATGGTTTTATACCAATCACAAATCCAAATGACATAAAATCTTTTCGTCTTTTCCGATTCTACTTCTTTAAAAAAATGCTCACGTAGCTATGGCTATGCTTAATTTTTGTAAATTATTCACGAATAATAATTGTAAAGGTGTTCATGAATCGCTTCGCTTATTTGTATAATCGAAAAATACTTCAACCTAAATACATCATTTAGAAATGTAATTGGTATTACCATTATTTATACGATACCTAAACTATTTAAAATTAAGAAAATACACCTTTAATTTAGGGGGGAATGGTGAAAAGGTTATTGTTTTGTATGGATTATAAATCATTAGTGTTTATAGAAATTTACGTTGCGAAACTTCGCGCATTACTTTGCGTAACATTGCGGTTGAATTAGGACATAATATACAATGATATCAATATTTGTTATGAATAAGTTATTGAAATTGATAAAAAATATCTTGCCTAATTTTGTGATTTTGAACTTGGGTGGCTCTGTGCGGAAAACAGGTGGGTTTAATTAAATTTTTACCTGAAGTTTCAGGTTCCAAAATCTACCTGTTAACTTGTTTGGTACAGCGTACATGCCTTTCGAATATACATCTCTAACCCAGGAATACGAAATTGTATTTTTGATATCTGCTACATTAAGTATTTCCAGCGAAAGGCTCGCATATTTTACTTTTGGGAACAAGGACGATGTAATACCATGATCGTGATCGGAAATAACTTTTGTAAAACCAATATCCAATCTTTTATAGTCCGGTAACTTAATTTGATATTTGTACGGGTCTCCATAACTTGGGCCACCTCCCGGCAGTCCGGTACTGTACACAAGGTTTAAATTAACTTTGAAAGTTGGGAATTTTGGCATGTAATCCTGAAAAAACATCGCAAATTTAAATCTTTGATCAGTAGGAAGTGGTATTGCCCCTTGTTCGTCAATATTTTGTTGAGCTTTCATCAAACCAACCGACATCCATGATTCTACACCCGGTACAAACTCTCCATTCACTCTAAAGTCTGCTCCGGCCACATAACCTTTACCGTTATTGTTCCCAAAGTATCTTAGTCTCACATTGTCAACAATGTAAGGGTTGAGGTTTAGCATGTACTTGTAATAAAGTTCGCTTGTCCATTTAAAAGGTCTGTTCCACGCTTTGAACTCGTAGTTCGCTCCAATTACAAAGTGCCAACTGTCCTGCGATTTCACATCTTTATTTAGGCTGCCGTCCATTGTTCTTAACTCTCTGTAAAATGGCGCCTGTGAATACTTCCCTACTGAAACCCAATACAGGATATCCGGTTTGTTGAGATTTTGGAAATTAATTATTCCCCGGGGGCTAACACTCGTTTGCCCGTTAACATCCCAGTAATTAGCTCTTAACCCGATATTGTAGGATATTGCGAGATCATTAAATTCAAAATTTTGTTCAAATTGAGAATATAATTCAACCCTGTTTGAGCTTAGCGAATTTTTTGCTGAAGCCCCCTGATATATATCCAAAGGTAAATCATATGATTTATATGGTTCAATATTATTATGAGGTAATGAAAAGCCTGCTGAATCAACGTATTCCCATTCGTTTAAGCGGTCGTGTATACTTTCATTGCTGTATCTGAATCCCCATTCGAGTTTTTTGTCTTCATCAATAATGTGCTTCGAATTTGCTCCTGCATTAATAACCAGGGCATCAAATTCATTTCGCGCATGCTCTAATTGCGAACCTATCCCCATAGTAAATAATGGGTTTCCAAAATCGTCATCTCCTAAATTACTGTTTAGCTCGCTGAGACGGTATTGACCTAATATATCGTAAAATTCATTTTCACGCGACCGGAAAGAGGAGACATAGAAATTAGTAACTGTTTTTTCATTAAAAATGTATTCGGCATTTGCGTTCAGCGACCAGGTAAAGTAATTGTCCTGTTCGTTACCCTCATAAAATACAACTAACTGCAAAGGTTTGTTTATTGTTCCAAAGTTAGTTACTCTGCTTACCGGAGAGTAATTGTATTCGTTTAGCGACAGGTTTGCCAGTAAGCTCAGCTTAAACTTATTGTTAGGTTTGAAGTAAACCACAGATTGAAGGTCGGTATACACAGGTTTGAAGTTGGCTTCAGTGTCCTGGGTTTTAGTAATTAAACTAATGTTTTTGTATCTGATACCGGTCATGGAACTCCACTTGTTGTTTTTTGAAACTAAGTCTACAGTAGCTCCGGCACCCAGTAAACTTACTTCAAACATAGACTGGAATTTATCCGGCTCTCGATACTGAATATTTAATACCGATGACATTTTATCACCGTATTTCGATTCGAAGCCTCCGGCGTAGAAATCAATGTTTTTTACCATCTGAGAGTTTGCAAAGCTCAATCCTTCCTGTTGCCCCGATCGTATTAAAAATGGCCGATATACTTCCATCCCGTTTACATAGATGAGGTTTTCGTCGAAATTACCTCCACGAACCATGTATTGCGAACTGAGTTCGTTATTAGATGTTACCCCGGGAAGTGATTTTAGCAACGAAGTAATTCCATCACCGGGAGTAGAAATAACAGAGACTTCCTC contains:
- a CDS encoding dicarboxylate/amino acid:cation symporter, which encodes MKKKLDLHWQIVIGLLLGVIWALFSSYFGLSEFTMNWIDPFGEIFINLLKLIAVPLVLFSIIGGVAGIGDAEKLGRMGFKTLLLYLSTTVLAITLGLGLVNTIKPGKLIKEESRVENRIVYELWAKSSGIEIVDKECLTCDSDNSELVSEIAKRNGTEIVSTEVENKIKLARATKEAGPLQFLIDMVPSNIFVSLNDNALMLQIIFFALFFGISLLMIPKHSSYHVIQLINGINDVFIKMVELIMLAAPYFVFALMAGIVSKMAGDNPAKVIEIFKGLSWYFVVVMIGLLLMAFGVYPLILKLFTGRSFSYKDFFSGISEAQALAFSTSSSAATLPVTMECVEENLGVDKRVTSFVLPIGATVNMDGTSLYQAIAVIFLAHIHNIDLDISHQVIIVLTATLASIGSAAIPGAGLVMLMIVLQTVGLNPAWIAIILPVDRLLDMLRTVVNVTGDATVSTIIAKTEELDK
- a CDS encoding TonB-dependent receptor, producing MKNLILTIFLLIPLSITFGQEVLIYGKIVNSKNKGIDGVAIQVGKYGAVSDNSGNYEITVKKRDDYTIAFSHVSYNYFIKQLKDRNSHRILLNITLQEKSNQIDEVEVYGEKENTSNLSKIKAEEVSVISTPGDGITSLLKSLPGVTSNNELSSQYMVRGGNFDENLIYVNGMEVYRPFLIRSGQQEGLSFANSQMVKNIDFYAGGFESKYGDKMSSVLNIQYREPDKFQSMFEVSLLGAGATVDLVSKNNKWSSMTGIRYKNISLITKTQDTEANFKPVYTDLQSVVYFKPNNKFKLSLLANLSLNEYNYSPVSRVTNFGTINKPLQLVVFYEGNEQDNYFTWSLNANAEYIFNEKTVTNFYVSSFRSRENEFYDILGQYRLSELNSNLGDDDFGNPLFTMGIGSQLEHARNEFDALVINAGANSKHIIDEDKKLEWGFRYSNESIHDRLNEWEYVDSAGFSLPHNNIEPYKSYDLPLDIYQGASAKNSLSSNRVELYSQFEQNFEFNDLAISYNIGLRANYWDVNGQTSVSPRGIINFQNLNKPDILYWVSVGKYSQAPFYRELRTMDGSLNKDVKSQDSWHFVIGANYEFKAWNRPFKWTSELYYKYMLNLNPYIVDNVRLRYFGNNNGKGYVAGADFRVNGEFVPGVESWMSVGLMKAQQNIDEQGAIPLPTDQRFKFAMFFQDYMPKFPTFKVNLNLVYSTGLPGGGPSYGDPYKYQIKLPDYKRLDIGFTKVISDHDHGITSSLFPKVKYASLSLEILNVADIKNTISYSWVRDVYSKGMYAVPNKLTGRFWNLKLQVKI
- the aroC gene encoding chorismate synthase, which encodes MAGNTFGRILKVSTFGESHGVALGGVLDGVPAGIEINFDAINIDLQRRKPGQSKITTQRKEDDEVEFLSGIFEGKTTGTSIGFIIKNKNQRSGDYGDIAKAYRPSHADYTYDQKYGFRDYRGGGRSSARETAIRVVAGAIAKQIIPEISVKAYVSGVGEIKLETPYNEVNFAEVENNIVRCPDTNTAKRMEDLISEVKKDGDTIGGVVSCVIDGVPAGLGEPVFDRLQAELAKAMFSINAVKGFEYGSGFEGSKLRGSQHNDLFNADGSTKTNRSGGIQGGISNGEQIYFNVAFKPVATLLMPQITIDQNFKEVELNPKGRHDPCVVPRAVPIVEAMAALVLADYYLINKTRRVI